Proteins encoded by one window of Sediminicoccus rosea:
- the hisF gene encoding imidazole glycerol phosphate synthase subunit HisF — protein MLALRIIPCLDVKEGRVVKGVNFVALRDAGDPVEQARAYDAQGADELTFLDIGATHENRDTMYDVVSRTAAQVFIPLTVGGGVRSVEDIRKLLLAGADKASINSAAVSDPDLVRRAAEAFGSQCIVVAVDAKKVAEGRWEIFTHGGRRETGLDAVDWARRMASLGAGEILLTSMDRDGTKQGFDLDLLRRVVGAVRVPVVASGGVGALDHFVEGARAGATGLLAASVFHDGVFRIEQAKDALAAAGLPVRRVREMA, from the coding sequence GTGCTCGCGCTCCGCATCATTCCCTGCCTCGATGTGAAGGAAGGCCGCGTCGTGAAGGGCGTGAACTTCGTCGCGCTGCGCGACGCGGGCGACCCGGTCGAGCAGGCCCGCGCCTATGACGCGCAGGGCGCGGACGAGCTGACCTTCCTCGACATCGGCGCCACGCATGAGAACCGGGATACGATGTATGACGTCGTCTCCCGCACGGCGGCGCAGGTCTTCATCCCGCTCACCGTGGGTGGCGGCGTGCGCAGCGTGGAGGATATCCGCAAGCTGCTGCTGGCTGGCGCCGACAAGGCCAGCATCAACTCCGCGGCGGTGAGCGACCCTGACCTGGTGCGCCGCGCGGCCGAGGCCTTCGGCAGCCAATGCATCGTCGTCGCCGTGGATGCGAAGAAGGTGGCGGAGGGCCGCTGGGAGATCTTCACCCATGGCGGCCGGCGCGAGACCGGGCTGGATGCGGTGGATTGGGCGCGCCGGATGGCGAGCCTGGGCGCCGGCGAGATCCTGCTGACCTCGATGGATCGCGACGGCACGAAGCAGGGCTTCGACCTCGACCTGCTGCGCCGCGTGGTGGGCGCGGTGCGCGTGCCGGTGGTGGCCTCGGGCGGCGTCGGCGCGCTGGATCATTTCGTCGAGGGCGCGCGGGCCGGGGCCACCGGGCTGCTGGCGGCCAGCGTGTTTCATGATGGCGTGTTCCGCATCGAACAGGCCAAGGATGCCTTGGCGGCGGCGGGCCTGCCCGTGCGCCGCGTCCGGGAGATGGCGTGA
- a CDS encoding NAD(P)H-dependent glycerol-3-phosphate dehydrogenase — MSEVIVYGAGAWGTALAIHAARLGHGVTLWARDAARAEEMQRARVNARLLPGAPFPDALRVTHDLTPQGAALGVLAVPMQPLRAVLARLPRGLPPLLLVCKGLEADTLRLPLEVLAEARPDLAGGILSGPNFAHEVAAGLPAASVVAARDPALVTTAQGLLSGQALRLYGSEDVLGVQLGGATKNVLAIAAGISTGAGLGENARAALITRGLAELSRLVIGLGGRAETAAGLSGLGDLILTAMGHSSRNASLGFALGRGMTLPQALAGRAGVTEGIATAPALLERARAAGVELPICAAVVAVLEGRLDVQGALAALMARPLRGE, encoded by the coding sequence ATGAGTGAGGTCATCGTCTATGGCGCGGGCGCCTGGGGCACCGCGCTGGCCATCCATGCCGCGCGGCTCGGCCATGGCGTGACGCTCTGGGCGCGCGATGCGGCGCGGGCGGAGGAGATGCAGCGCGCGCGGGTCAATGCCCGGCTGCTGCCGGGCGCGCCCTTCCCGGACGCGCTGCGCGTGACGCATGACCTGACGCCACAGGGCGCAGCACTCGGCGTCCTCGCCGTGCCCATGCAGCCGCTGCGCGCCGTGCTGGCGCGCCTGCCGCGCGGCCTGCCGCCGCTGCTGCTGGTCTGCAAGGGGCTGGAGGCCGACACGCTGCGCCTGCCGCTGGAGGTGCTGGCCGAGGCGCGACCCGATCTGGCGGGCGGCATCCTCTCCGGCCCGAATTTCGCGCATGAGGTGGCGGCGGGCCTGCCGGCGGCGAGCGTGGTCGCGGCGCGCGACCCGGCGCTGGTCACCACGGCGCAGGGGCTGCTCTCCGGCCAGGCGCTGCGGCTCTATGGCAGCGAGGATGTGCTCGGCGTGCAGCTGGGCGGCGCGACGAAGAACGTGCTGGCGATCGCCGCCGGGATCTCAACCGGCGCGGGGCTCGGCGAGAATGCGCGGGCGGCACTGATCACACGCGGGCTGGCGGAACTCTCGCGCCTGGTCATCGGCCTGGGCGGGCGGGCGGAGACCGCGGCGGGGCTTTCCGGCCTCGGCGACCTCATCCTCACGGCCATGGGCCATTCCAGCCGCAACGCCTCGCTCGGCTTCGCCCTGGGGCGGGGGATGACGTTGCCGCAGGCGCTGGCCGGCCGCGCGGGCGTGACCGAGGGCATCGCCACCGCACCCGCCCTGCTCGAGCGCGCCCGCGCCGCCGGGGTGGAACTGCCGATCTGCGCGGCGGTGGTGGCGGTGCTGGAAGGGCGGCTCGACGTGCAGGGCGCGCTGGCGGCGCTGATGGCCCGCCCCCTGCGCGGGGAGTGA
- a CDS encoding helix-turn-helix domain-containing protein codes for MSTIMTDLDDLLARRIRREREARGWSIATLAAESGVSRAMISKIERAEASPTAALLGRLSGALGLTISALLARAEGDAGGGRVSRAASQQLWTDPGTGYRRRALSPPGAEPELVQVELPPGARIAYPAASYRFLRGQVVWLESGTLIIREGEEETTLGPGDALAYDLTTPRDCEFHNPSGMEDCRYIVTLSRR; via the coding sequence ATGTCCACCATCATGACAGACCTGGATGACCTCCTCGCCCGCCGCATCCGGCGCGAGCGGGAGGCGCGCGGTTGGTCCATCGCCACGCTGGCGGCCGAATCCGGCGTCTCGCGCGCCATGATCAGCAAGATCGAGCGGGCCGAAGCGAGCCCCACCGCGGCCCTGCTCGGCCGCCTTTCAGGCGCGCTGGGGCTGACCATCTCCGCCCTGCTGGCACGCGCCGAGGGCGATGCGGGGGGTGGGCGCGTCTCCCGCGCCGCCAGCCAGCAGCTCTGGACCGACCCGGGCACCGGCTATCGCCGCCGCGCCCTCTCGCCGCCCGGCGCGGAGCCCGAATTGGTGCAGGTGGAACTGCCGCCCGGCGCGCGCATCGCCTATCCGGCGGCGTCCTACCGCTTCCTGCGCGGCCAGGTGGTCTGGCTGGAATCCGGCACGCTCATCATCCGCGAGGGCGAGGAGGAAACCACCCTCGGCCCCGGCGATGCGCTGGCCTATGACCTGACGACGCCGCGCGATTGCGAATTCCACAACCCCTCCGGCATGGAGGATTGCCGCTACATCGTCACCCTTAGCCGAAGGTGA
- a CDS encoding phosphoribosyl-ATP diphosphatase — MAKATKKKAASKSAKPAKAGKLPVPKNIPAKKARIPKAVLKAEAAHLKPLTLPEDGDAAVLDRLWATIESRRLAGDAATSHSARLIARGTPKVAQKLGEEAVELVIEAVARNRPAIISESADVLYHLMLLLVDAGITPAEVWAELRRREGISGIAEKASRPRPKALLAIAQTTKLP; from the coding sequence ATGGCGAAGGCCACGAAGAAGAAGGCGGCGAGCAAGTCGGCCAAGCCCGCGAAGGCTGGCAAGCTGCCCGTGCCGAAGAACATCCCGGCGAAGAAGGCGCGCATCCCCAAGGCGGTGCTGAAGGCCGAGGCGGCGCATCTCAAGCCGCTCACCTTGCCCGAGGATGGTGACGCCGCGGTGCTGGACCGGCTCTGGGCCACCATCGAATCGCGCCGCCTGGCCGGCGATGCCGCGACCTCGCATTCCGCGCGACTGATCGCGCGCGGCACGCCCAAGGTGGCGCAGAAGCTGGGCGAAGAGGCGGTGGAGCTGGTGATCGAGGCGGTGGCCCGCAACCGGCCCGCCATCATCAGCGAATCGGCCGACGTGCTCTACCACCTGATGCTGCTGCTGGTGGATGCCGGCATCACACCGGCCGAGGTCTGGGCCGAGCTGCGCCGGCGCGAGGGGATTTCCGGCATTGCCGAAAAGGCCTCCCGCCCCCGCCCCAAGGCGCTGCTGGCGATCGCGCAGACGACCAAGCTGCCCTGA